In the genome of Novipirellula artificiosorum, one region contains:
- a CDS encoding sugar phosphate isomerase/epimerase family protein, producing the protein MMNNRREFLLAASSFVAAPLVAHAATPQQSKQPFCVFTKPFNSLSFDELAERIAELGFDGIEAPIRRGGHVDPVKVEDELPKLVEALRQRDLEITVMTSDLNDPNDPVTTRVLRTAASLGIKRYRMQYFKYNLNTSVLDQIAEWKPQLRDLAAINHDLGIQGLYQNHAGTNYMGAPLWDLRLALEGISADDIGVAYDIRHATAEGGASWPATFNMIRPLIKTVYVKDFAWGDNGTINTPLGEGRVDAKFFKMLRDSGFNGPISLHEEYLDHRVPELVPEHLAAIKKDFETLKQWM; encoded by the coding sequence ATGATGAATAACCGACGAGAGTTCCTACTGGCAGCATCAAGCTTCGTGGCCGCACCATTAGTAGCCCATGCCGCAACGCCACAGCAATCGAAGCAACCGTTTTGCGTGTTCACCAAGCCATTCAACTCACTGTCGTTTGACGAATTGGCGGAACGCATCGCTGAGTTAGGGTTCGACGGCATCGAGGCACCGATCCGTCGCGGGGGACATGTTGATCCCGTCAAGGTCGAAGACGAATTGCCGAAACTGGTTGAGGCTCTTCGTCAACGCGATCTCGAGATTACCGTCATGACGTCCGATCTGAATGATCCCAATGATCCCGTTACGACGCGAGTCTTACGGACTGCGGCGTCGCTTGGAATCAAGCGTTACCGAATGCAGTATTTTAAGTACAACTTGAACACCAGCGTGCTCGACCAAATCGCGGAGTGGAAGCCACAATTGCGAGACTTGGCGGCAATCAACCATGATCTTGGAATTCAGGGCCTGTATCAAAACCATGCCGGTACCAACTACATGGGCGCGCCTTTGTGGGATCTCCGACTCGCGTTGGAAGGAATCTCGGCGGATGACATCGGCGTTGCCTATGATATTCGGCATGCGACGGCCGAAGGGGGAGCGAGCTGGCCGGCTACGTTCAACATGATCCGACCGTTGATCAAGACCGTTTACGTCAAAGACTTTGCATGGGGAGACAACGGTACGATCAACACGCCGCTTGGCGAAGGACGCGTTGATGCCAAGTTCTTTAAAATGTTGCGAGACAGTGGATTCAACGGGCCGATCTCTTTGCACGAAGAGTATCTCGATCACCGAGTCCCTGAACTCGTCCCAGAGCATCTAGCGGCAATCAAGAAAGATTTTGAAACGCTCAAGCAATGGATGTAA